In a genomic window of Streptomyces pristinaespiralis:
- a CDS encoding Maf family protein, whose protein sequence is MTSPSPHRTRLVLASASPARLNLLRQAGLAPDVIVSGVDEDALTAPTPAELALVLAEAKAAAVAARPEAAGALLIGCDSVLELDGEALGKPADAEEATARWKAMRGRAGVLRTGHCVIDTVTGRRASATASTTVRFGEPTDAEIAAYVASGEPLYVAGAFTLDGRSAPFIDSIEGDPGNVIGLSLPLLRRLLAELGFSITDLWTA, encoded by the coding sequence ATGACCAGCCCGTCACCCCACCGCACCCGTCTTGTCCTCGCCTCCGCCTCCCCCGCACGGCTGAATCTGCTGCGGCAGGCCGGCCTCGCGCCGGACGTGATCGTCAGCGGCGTCGACGAGGACGCACTCACCGCGCCCACCCCCGCCGAGCTCGCGCTCGTGCTGGCCGAGGCGAAGGCCGCGGCCGTCGCCGCCCGGCCGGAGGCCGCCGGGGCGCTGCTGATCGGGTGCGACTCGGTCCTGGAGCTCGACGGCGAGGCGCTCGGCAAGCCCGCCGACGCCGAGGAGGCGACCGCCCGCTGGAAGGCGATGCGCGGCAGGGCGGGCGTCCTTCGGACAGGGCACTGCGTGATCGACACGGTGACCGGCCGCCGCGCTTCCGCGACCGCGTCGACGACGGTGCGCTTCGGCGAGCCGACGGACGCCGAGATCGCCGCCTACGTCGCGAGCGGCGAACCGCTGTACGTCGCGGGGGCGTTCACGCTGGACGGCCGCTCGGCCCCGTTCATCGACAGCATCGAGGGAGACCCGGGCAACGTCATCGGACTGTCGCTGCCGTTGCTCCGCCGGCTCCTGGCGGAGCTGGGCTTCTCGATCACGGATCTCTGGACCGCCTGA
- a CDS encoding biotin--[acetyl-CoA-carboxylase] ligase, with protein sequence MTPPNAPESRWSDLERPPLNASVLRRAVVVPGGLWTSLDVVASTGSTNSDLAARAASLPEGAVLVAEEQTAGRGRLDRTWTAPARSGLFFSVLLRPGDDVPVTRWGWLPLLAGVAAATALARAAGTDMSLKWPNDLLVVVGGEERKAGGILAERAGDDGVVLGLGINVSLHADELPVPTSGSLVLADAVSTDRDPLLRAVLRSLEKWYTAWRTAGGDPAACGLQEAYAAGCATLGREVRAELPGGTDLTGEAVALDGDGRLVLATADGERHSVSAGDIVHLRPAR encoded by the coding sequence ATGACGCCTCCCAATGCGCCCGAGAGCCGCTGGTCCGACCTCGAGCGGCCCCCTCTGAACGCCTCCGTCCTGCGCCGCGCCGTCGTCGTGCCGGGCGGTCTGTGGACCTCCCTGGACGTGGTGGCGTCCACCGGTTCCACCAACTCCGACCTGGCCGCACGGGCCGCCTCCCTGCCGGAAGGGGCGGTGCTCGTCGCGGAGGAGCAGACCGCGGGACGGGGCCGGCTGGACCGCACCTGGACCGCCCCCGCCCGCTCCGGCCTCTTCTTCTCCGTACTCCTGCGGCCCGGCGACGACGTGCCCGTGACGCGCTGGGGGTGGCTGCCGCTGCTCGCCGGTGTCGCCGCCGCGACGGCCCTTGCGCGGGCCGCGGGCACGGACATGTCCCTCAAATGGCCCAATGACCTGCTGGTCGTCGTAGGCGGAGAGGAACGCAAGGCGGGCGGCATCCTCGCGGAACGCGCCGGGGACGACGGCGTGGTGCTCGGCCTCGGCATCAACGTCTCCCTCCACGCCGACGAGCTGCCCGTCCCCACCTCCGGTTCCCTGGTCCTCGCCGACGCGGTGTCCACCGACCGTGACCCCCTGCTGCGGGCCGTACTGCGCTCCCTCGAGAAGTGGTACACCGCCTGGCGCACCGCCGGCGGCGACCCGGCCGCCTGCGGGCTCCAGGAGGCCTACGCGGCGGGCTGCGCCACCCTCGGCCGCGAAGTGCGCGCGGAGCTGCCCGGCGGCACGGACCTGACCGGCGAGGCGGTCGCCCTGGACGGCGACGGCAGGCTGGTCCTGGCCACGGCGGACGGCGAGCGGCACTCGGTGAGCGCGGGCGACATCGTGCACCTGCGGCCGGCGCGCTGA
- a CDS encoding SGNH/GDSL hydrolase family protein, with translation MSEWTAAWAASPQMPSTGFTPNWSQEGFSDGTVRQIVRVTAGGERLRIRLSNAYGTSPLHLTGATVARSAGGAAIEEGSVRELTFGGARSAVVPARAELRSDPADLAVERLGSVTVTLYFAGTTGPVTFHSQAWTDSYRAGGDRRADLSGAAFTDVTASWYHLAGVEVAAGRTDGIVLFGDSVTDGFGSTPGADRRWSDALAELTGRPVLNAGIGGNLLLNDSAWYGERGTARFRRDALSQPGVSTVVVLEGLNDIGFSEAPDEPTYKPAPVVGSAEVVAGHRELIRQARAAGVRIVGATLLPLAGSDHWGTHSARVVPEVNHWIRTGGEYDAVVDFDRALADPADPARLHPAYDFGDHLHPGDKGYQVMAELLADVL, from the coding sequence ATGAGCGAATGGACCGCGGCCTGGGCCGCCTCTCCCCAGATGCCCAGCACCGGCTTCACCCCGAACTGGTCCCAGGAAGGCTTCTCGGACGGGACCGTCCGCCAGATCGTGCGCGTCACAGCGGGCGGCGAGCGCCTGCGCATACGGCTCTCCAACGCCTACGGCACGTCCCCGCTGCACCTGACCGGGGCCACCGTCGCCCGCTCCGCCGGCGGCGCCGCGATCGAGGAGGGGTCCGTCCGGGAGCTCACCTTCGGCGGGGCGCGGTCCGCCGTGGTTCCCGCGCGGGCCGAACTGCGCAGCGACCCGGCGGACCTGGCCGTCGAGCGGCTCGGCTCCGTGACGGTCACGCTGTACTTCGCCGGCACGACCGGCCCCGTGACGTTCCACTCGCAGGCGTGGACGGACTCCTACCGGGCCGGCGGTGACCGCCGTGCCGACCTGTCCGGAGCGGCGTTCACCGACGTCACCGCGTCCTGGTACCACCTGGCCGGTGTGGAGGTCGCCGCCGGACGCACGGACGGGATCGTCCTGTTCGGGGACTCCGTCACGGACGGCTTCGGGTCGACGCCCGGAGCGGACCGCCGCTGGTCCGACGCGCTCGCCGAACTCACCGGCCGGCCCGTCCTCAACGCCGGCATCGGCGGCAACCTCCTGCTCAACGACTCGGCCTGGTACGGGGAGAGGGGAACCGCGCGGTTCCGCCGCGACGCCCTCTCGCAGCCCGGCGTCTCCACCGTCGTCGTCCTCGAAGGACTCAACGACATCGGCTTCAGCGAGGCCCCCGACGAGCCGACCTACAAGCCCGCTCCGGTCGTCGGCTCCGCGGAGGTCGTCGCGGGCCACCGGGAGCTGATCCGGCAGGCACGCGCCGCGGGCGTGCGGATCGTCGGCGCGACGCTGCTGCCGCTGGCCGGGTCCGACCACTGGGGCACGCACTCGGCGCGCGTCGTCCCCGAGGTCAACCACTGGATCCGCACGGGTGGCGAGTACGACGCCGTCGTCGACTTCGACCGGGCCCTCGCCGACCCCGCGGACCCGGCGCGTCTGCACCCCGCCTACGACTTCGGCGACCACCTCCACCCCGGCGACAAGGGCTATCAGGTCATGGCCGAGCTGCTGGCCGACGTGCTGTGA
- a CDS encoding acyl-CoA carboxylase epsilon subunit, with protein MIRVVRGNPTPEELAAALAVVQARAAASAGAAAGEPRTPEGWSDPARIARSSRPLPGPRAWARSYWPV; from the coding sequence ATGATCAGGGTCGTACGAGGAAACCCGACTCCCGAGGAGCTGGCCGCCGCACTCGCGGTGGTCCAGGCCCGCGCCGCGGCGAGCGCCGGAGCCGCGGCCGGGGAACCCCGGACGCCGGAGGGCTGGTCGGATCCGGCGCGCATCGCCCGCAGCAGCCGGCCGCTGCCCGGCCCGCGGGCGTGGGCCCGCAGCTACTGGCCCGTGTGA
- the mmpB gene encoding morphogenic membrane protein MmpB — MLWSDPENEPPKELRDMQTMLRRAGLVLALAMVVAMFAAGLR; from the coding sequence ATGCTGTGGTCCGACCCGGAGAACGAACCGCCCAAGGAACTCCGCGACATGCAGACGATGCTGCGTCGCGCGGGGCTGGTGCTGGCGCTGGCGATGGTGGTGGCGATGTTCGCGGCGGGCCTGCGGTGA
- a CDS encoding adenylate/guanylate cyclase domain-containing protein: MTVDDTTSGAGAQPPSDGSSGASASSSGSSGSGSGSSGSVHPKPHHEVDHTAEPSDDPLAIRLEQLILGAERRYTAFQAARTAGVSMELAARFWRAMGFADIGQAKALTEADVLALRRLAGLVEAGLLSEPMAVQVARSTGQTTARLADWQIDSFLEGLTEPPEPGMTRTEVTYPLVELLLPELEEFLVYVWRRQLAAATGRVVQAADDEEMVDRRLAVGFADLVGFTRLTRRLEEEELGELVESFETTCADLVAAHSGRLIKTLGDEVLYAADDAGTAAEIALRLIETMTDDESMPALRVGIAFGTVTTRMGDVFGTTVNLASRLTSIAPKDAVLVDGAFAEEVIRTGDAPASEAEAAEEAVKAEKEGREVPTYRFALQPMWQRPVRGLGVVEPWLLSRRPS, encoded by the coding sequence GTGACCGTCGACGACACCACTTCCGGCGCGGGCGCGCAGCCGCCGTCGGACGGCTCTTCCGGCGCGTCCGCCTCCTCATCGGGGTCCTCGGGATCCGGGTCCGGGTCCTCCGGGTCGGTGCACCCGAAGCCCCACCACGAGGTCGACCACACGGCGGAGCCGTCGGACGACCCGCTGGCGATACGGCTGGAACAGCTGATCCTCGGCGCCGAGCGCCGCTACACCGCCTTCCAGGCGGCCCGCACCGCCGGAGTCTCCATGGAGCTCGCCGCCCGCTTCTGGCGGGCCATGGGCTTCGCCGACATCGGACAGGCCAAGGCCCTGACCGAGGCGGACGTGCTCGCCCTGCGCCGGCTCGCCGGCCTCGTCGAGGCCGGCCTGCTCAGCGAGCCGATGGCGGTCCAGGTCGCCCGTTCCACCGGACAGACCACCGCCCGGCTGGCCGACTGGCAGATCGACTCCTTCCTGGAAGGGCTCACCGAGCCGCCGGAGCCCGGCATGACCCGCACCGAAGTGACCTATCCGCTGGTCGAGCTGCTGCTGCCCGAGCTCGAGGAATTCCTCGTCTACGTCTGGCGACGGCAGCTGGCGGCGGCGACCGGCCGCGTCGTGCAGGCAGCGGACGACGAGGAGATGGTCGACCGCCGTCTCGCCGTCGGCTTCGCCGACCTGGTCGGCTTCACCCGGCTGACCCGCCGCCTGGAGGAGGAGGAACTCGGCGAGCTCGTCGAATCCTTCGAGACCACGTGCGCGGACCTGGTCGCCGCCCACAGCGGCAGGCTCATCAAGACCCTCGGCGACGAGGTGCTGTACGCGGCGGACGACGCCGGCACGGCGGCCGAGATCGCCCTGCGGCTCATCGAGACGATGACGGACGACGAGTCGATGCCGGCGCTCCGGGTCGGCATCGCCTTCGGCACGGTCACCACGCGCATGGGCGACGTCTTCGGCACGACGGTGAACCTGGCGAGCCGGCTGACGTCGATAGCCCCGAAGGACGCCGTACTGGTCGACGGGGCGTTCGCCGAGGAAGTGATCAGGACTGGGGACGCGCCGGCCTCCGAGGCGGAGGCGGCGGAAGAAGCGGTCAAGGCGGAGAAGGAGGGCCGCGAGGTCCCCACGTACCGCTTCGCGCTCCAGCCGATGTGGCAGCGGCCGGTGCGAGGCCTGGGCGTGGTGGAGCCGTGGCTGCTCTCGCGCCGGCCGTCCTGA
- a CDS encoding TetR/AcrR family transcriptional regulator, whose product MEQETRLDATPGTVRPGGRTAKVRAAVLAATQEALVDGGFHALTPDRVAAVAGVGKTTVYRRWRSSAGLVADLLRDMAEQSLPAADTGSLEGDLRANAALVRDTLTDPRMGPVFAAVIAAAACDEECAKALHGFYATRLAEWTPAVERGLSRGEIPAGTDPLDVLRAVSAPLYYRFAVSREPLTADVAQRAAAAALAAARAGAFVV is encoded by the coding sequence ATGGAACAGGAGACCCGTTTGGACGCCACACCGGGTACGGTCCGCCCCGGCGGCCGCACCGCGAAAGTCCGTGCCGCCGTGCTCGCCGCCACCCAGGAAGCACTGGTCGACGGCGGGTTCCACGCCCTGACGCCGGACCGGGTCGCGGCAGTCGCGGGAGTCGGCAAGACCACCGTCTACCGGCGCTGGCGGTCGTCGGCCGGGCTGGTCGCGGACCTGCTGCGCGACATGGCCGAGCAGTCCCTGCCCGCCGCGGACACCGGATCGCTGGAAGGGGACCTGCGCGCCAACGCGGCGCTCGTACGGGACACCCTCACCGACCCGCGCATGGGGCCGGTCTTCGCCGCCGTCATCGCGGCCGCCGCGTGCGACGAGGAGTGCGCAAAGGCCCTCCACGGCTTCTACGCGACCCGGCTCGCCGAGTGGACCCCGGCGGTCGAACGCGGCCTCTCCCGCGGGGAGATCCCGGCCGGCACCGACCCGCTGGACGTCCTGCGGGCCGTCTCCGCACCCCTGTACTACCGCTTCGCCGTCAGTCGCGAGCCCCTGACGGCCGACGTCGCACAGCGAGCGGCGGCGGCGGCGCTGGCCGCCGCGCGGGCGGGTGCGTTCGTGGTTTGA
- a CDS encoding TetR/AcrR family transcriptional regulator: MTDTRTKRADARRNYDRLLTEARAAFAERGTDASLEEIARSAGVGIGTLYRHFPNRHAMMNAVFQESLAALLERSRELAGAEQPCTALVEWLRALITHAGEYRGLARALLSASHDRNSALSACSVPLRDAGERLLSRAQETGSVRADVSIDDLMQLTNAIALAAEQDPKDPELADRLLTLTLRGLRSENRPC, encoded by the coding sequence GTGACGGACACCAGGACCAAGCGCGCCGACGCGCGCCGCAACTACGACCGGCTGCTGACCGAGGCGCGGGCCGCGTTCGCCGAGCGCGGCACCGACGCCTCGCTCGAGGAGATCGCCCGCAGCGCGGGCGTCGGGATCGGCACGCTGTACCGCCACTTCCCCAACCGTCACGCCATGATGAACGCCGTCTTCCAGGAGTCCCTCGCCGCCCTGCTGGAGCGCTCACGCGAACTGGCCGGTGCGGAGCAGCCGTGTACGGCGCTCGTGGAGTGGCTGCGCGCCCTCATCACCCATGCGGGTGAATACCGAGGTCTCGCCCGTGCGCTTCTGTCGGCGTCCCACGACAGGAACTCCGCCCTGTCGGCGTGCAGCGTCCCCCTGCGCGACGCCGGTGAGCGCCTGCTGTCCCGGGCCCAGGAGACCGGGTCGGTCCGTGCGGACGTCTCGATCGACGACCTGATGCAACTGACGAACGCGATCGCGCTCGCGGCGGAACAGGACCCCAAGGACCCGGAGTTGGCGGACCGCCTGCTGACGCTGACCCTGCGGGGCCTGCGGTCGGAGAACCGCCCCTGCTGA
- a CDS encoding acetyl/propionyl/methylcrotonyl-CoA carboxylase subunit alpha, whose product MRKVLIANRGEIAVRVARACRDAGIASVAVYADPDRDALHVRAADEAFALGGDTPAASYLDMAKVLQAAADSGADAIHPGYGFLSENAEFAQAVIDAGLTWIGPPPQAIRDLGDKVAARHIAQRAGAPLVAGTPDPVSGADEVVAFAKEHGLPIAIKAAFGGGGRGLKVARTLEEVPELYDSAVREAVAAFGRGECFVERYLDKPRHVETQCLADTHGNVVVVSTRDCSLQRRHQKLVEEAPAPFLSEAQNAELYRASKAILKEAGYVGAGTVEFLVGTDGTISFLEVNTRLQVEHPVTEEVTGIDLVREMFRIADGEELGYDDPAVRGHSFEFRINGEDPGRGFLPAPGTVTAFNAPTGPGVRLDAGVESGSVIGPAWDSLLAKLIVTGATREQALQRAARALAEFEVEGMATAIPFHRAVVADPAFTADPFRVHTRWIETEFVNDIKPFTVPGDTEEDEAGRETIVVEVGGKRLEVSLPSSLGMTLARTGLAAGAKPKRRAAKKSSSAASGDTLASPMQGTIVKVAVEEGQEVKEGDLIVVLEAMKMEQPLNAHRSGTVKGLAAEVGASLTSGATICEIKD is encoded by the coding sequence GTGCGCAAGGTGCTCATCGCCAACCGTGGCGAAATCGCTGTCCGCGTTGCCCGTGCCTGCCGGGACGCCGGGATCGCGAGCGTAGCCGTCTACGCCGATCCGGACCGGGACGCATTGCATGTCCGCGCGGCCGACGAGGCGTTCGCCCTGGGCGGTGACACCCCGGCCGCCAGTTACCTGGACATGGCCAAGGTGCTTCAGGCCGCGGCCGATTCGGGGGCGGACGCCATCCACCCCGGGTACGGCTTCCTGTCCGAGAACGCGGAGTTCGCCCAGGCGGTCATCGACGCCGGCCTGACCTGGATCGGCCCGCCGCCGCAGGCCATCCGCGACCTCGGTGACAAGGTCGCCGCCCGTCACATCGCCCAGCGCGCCGGCGCCCCGCTGGTCGCGGGCACGCCCGACCCGGTCTCGGGGGCCGACGAGGTCGTCGCGTTCGCCAAGGAGCACGGCCTGCCGATCGCGATCAAGGCCGCCTTCGGCGGTGGCGGTCGTGGCCTGAAGGTCGCCCGCACGCTCGAAGAGGTGCCGGAGCTGTACGACTCCGCAGTGCGCGAGGCCGTCGCCGCCTTCGGCCGCGGCGAATGCTTCGTCGAGCGTTACCTCGACAAGCCGCGCCACGTCGAGACCCAGTGCCTGGCCGACACCCACGGCAACGTGGTCGTCGTCTCCACCCGTGACTGCTCGCTCCAGCGCCGCCACCAGAAGCTGGTCGAGGAGGCCCCGGCGCCGTTCCTGTCCGAGGCCCAGAACGCGGAGCTGTACCGGGCCTCCAAGGCCATCCTCAAGGAAGCCGGCTACGTCGGCGCCGGCACCGTCGAGTTCCTCGTCGGCACCGACGGCACCATCTCCTTCCTCGAGGTCAACACCCGCCTCCAGGTCGAGCACCCGGTCACCGAAGAAGTCACCGGCATCGACCTCGTCCGCGAGATGTTCCGCATCGCCGACGGCGAGGAACTGGGCTACGACGACCCCGCCGTGCGCGGCCACTCCTTCGAGTTCCGCATCAACGGCGAGGACCCGGGCCGGGGCTTCCTCCCCGCCCCCGGCACCGTCACCGCCTTCAACGCGCCCACCGGGCCCGGCGTCCGCCTCGACGCCGGCGTCGAGTCCGGCTCGGTCATCGGCCCGGCCTGGGACTCCCTCCTCGCCAAGCTGATCGTCACCGGCGCCACCCGCGAGCAGGCACTGCAGCGCGCGGCCCGCGCGCTGGCGGAGTTCGAGGTCGAGGGCATGGCCACCGCCATCCCCTTCCACCGTGCCGTCGTCGCCGACCCGGCGTTCACCGCGGACCCCTTCCGGGTCCATACCCGGTGGATCGAGACCGAGTTCGTCAACGACATCAAGCCGTTCACCGTCCCCGGGGACACCGAGGAGGACGAGGCCGGCCGCGAGACCATCGTGGTCGAGGTCGGCGGCAAGCGCCTCGAGGTGTCGCTGCCGTCCTCGCTCGGCATGACCCTGGCGCGCACCGGCCTGGCCGCCGGCGCCAAGCCCAAGCGCCGCGCGGCGAAGAAGTCGTCGTCGGCCGCGTCCGGCGACACCCTCGCCTCCCCGATGCAGGGCACCATCGTCAAGGTCGCCGTCGAGGAGGGCCAGGAGGTCAAGGAGGGCGACCTCATCGTCGTCCTGGAGGCCATGAAGATGGAGCAGCCGCTCAACGCGCACCGCTCCGGCACCGTCAAGGGCCTCGCGGCCGAGGTCGGCGCCTCCCTCACCTCCGGCGCCACCATCTGCGAGATCAAGGACTGA
- a CDS encoding acyl-CoA carboxylase subunit beta, which yields MSEPEIALSQNPSSHTTAGKIADLQRRIEEATHAGSARAVEKQHAKGKLTARERIELLLDEDSFVELDEFARHRSTNFGLEKTRPYGDGVVTGYGTVDGRPVAVFSQDFTVFGGALGEVFGQKIIKVMDFALKTGCPVIGINDSGGARIQEGVSALGMYGEIFRRNTHASGVIPQISLVVGPCAGGAVYSPAITDFTVMVDQTSHMFITGPDVIKTVTGEDVGFEELGGARTHNTTSGVAHHMSGNEKDAIEYVKSLLSYLPSNNLSEPPSFPEEADTAVSEEDRELDTLIPDSANQPYDIRTVIEHVLDEGEFLETQALFAPNIVTGFGRVEGFPVGIVANQPMQFAGCLDINASEKAARFVRTCDAFNVPVLTFVDVPGFLPGVDQEYGGIIRRGAKLIYAYAEATVPLITVITRKAFGGAYDVMGSKHLGADLNLAWPTAQIAVMGAQGAVNILHRRTIAAEAPEHQEATRARLIQEYEDALLNPYTAAERGYIDAVIMPSETRAQIVKGLRQLRTKRESLPPKKHGNIPL from the coding sequence ATGTCCGAGCCGGAAATCGCCCTCTCGCAGAATCCAAGCAGCCACACCACCGCGGGAAAGATCGCGGATCTTCAGCGCCGTATCGAAGAGGCGACGCATGCCGGCTCCGCTCGCGCGGTGGAAAAGCAGCATGCGAAGGGCAAGTTGACCGCCCGGGAGCGGATCGAGCTGCTGCTGGACGAGGACTCGTTCGTGGAGCTCGACGAGTTCGCCCGCCACCGCTCGACCAACTTCGGGCTGGAGAAGACACGGCCGTACGGGGACGGTGTCGTCACCGGTTACGGCACGGTCGACGGCCGCCCCGTCGCGGTCTTCTCGCAGGACTTCACCGTCTTCGGCGGTGCTCTCGGCGAGGTGTTCGGACAGAAGATCATCAAGGTGATGGACTTCGCGCTGAAGACCGGCTGCCCGGTCATCGGCATCAACGACTCCGGCGGCGCCCGCATCCAGGAGGGTGTCAGCGCGCTGGGCATGTACGGCGAGATCTTCCGCCGCAACACCCACGCCTCCGGCGTCATCCCCCAGATCTCGCTGGTCGTCGGCCCCTGCGCCGGCGGCGCGGTCTACTCGCCGGCGATCACCGACTTCACGGTGATGGTCGACCAGACCTCGCACATGTTCATCACCGGCCCCGACGTCATCAAGACCGTCACCGGCGAGGACGTCGGCTTCGAGGAGCTGGGCGGCGCCCGTACCCACAACACCACCTCCGGTGTCGCGCACCACATGTCGGGCAACGAAAAGGACGCGATCGAGTACGTCAAGTCCCTTCTGTCGTACCTGCCGTCCAACAACCTGTCCGAGCCGCCGTCCTTCCCGGAGGAGGCGGACACCGCGGTCAGCGAGGAGGACCGCGAGCTGGACACGCTCATCCCCGACTCGGCGAACCAGCCGTACGACATCCGCACCGTGATCGAGCACGTCCTCGACGAGGGCGAGTTCCTGGAGACCCAGGCGCTGTTCGCGCCGAACATCGTCACCGGCTTCGGCCGGGTCGAGGGCTTCCCGGTCGGCATCGTCGCCAACCAGCCGATGCAGTTCGCCGGCTGCCTGGACATCAACGCCTCCGAGAAGGCCGCGCGATTCGTGCGCACCTGCGACGCGTTCAACGTGCCCGTGCTGACCTTCGTCGACGTGCCCGGCTTCCTGCCCGGCGTGGACCAGGAGTACGGCGGCATCATCCGCCGCGGCGCCAAGCTGATCTACGCGTACGCGGAGGCCACGGTCCCGCTGATCACCGTCATCACCCGTAAGGCGTTCGGCGGCGCGTACGACGTCATGGGCTCCAAGCACCTGGGCGCCGACCTCAACCTGGCGTGGCCCACCGCCCAGATCGCCGTCATGGGCGCGCAGGGCGCGGTGAACATCCTGCACCGCCGCACCATCGCCGCCGAGGCCCCGGAGCACCAGGAGGCCACCCGCGCCCGGCTGATCCAGGAGTACGAGGACGCCCTGCTCAACCCGTACACGGCCGCAGAACGCGGCTACATCGACGCCGTGATCATGCCGTCCGAGACCCGGGCACAGATCGTCAAGGGCCTGCGCCAGCTGCGCACCAAGCGGGAAAGTCTGCCGCCCAAGAAGCACGGGAACATCCCCCTGTAG